From a region of the Primulina eburnea isolate SZY01 chromosome 7, ASM2296580v1, whole genome shotgun sequence genome:
- the LOC140836591 gene encoding GDSL esterase/lipase At4g10955-like isoform X2, translating to MRFMCLDLAMFLPLTGEISLLPTENCMTRKDGNYKRTVIACFIQTVYLLELDRQENRTTENALAPKWWIPCKYKLVETLIDERDGSIFGAILEWDRAAALTDFVLIRPSGAPRAVLALRGTLLKSPTIRRDIEDDLRFLAWESLKGSVRFSRALKALKSISEKYGSSNICISGHSLGAGFALQVGKALAKEGIFVEAHLFNPPSVSLVSSLRNIGEKAGIMWNRVKSIISSSTEIQTNGDDGSKSVTLGSKQWIPHLYVNNSDYICCYYADPDGKEDSSAEKENTKPRNESCAAKLFVLSKGKQKFLEAHGLEQWWSDDLEMQTALNNSKLISRQLKSLYSLPPPERSPSKA from the exons ATGCGTTTCATGTGTCTGGACCTCGCAATGTTCCTTCCATTAACTGGAGAGATCTCATTACTTCCAACTG AAAATTGCATGACCAGGAAGGATGGTAATTACAAAAGGACAGTGATTGCCTGCTTCATACAAACCGTGTACTTGCTTGAACTTGATAGGCAAGAAAACAGAACCACTGAAAATGCTCTTGCTCCTAAATGGTGGATACCTTGTAAGTACAAACTAGTCGAGACTCTCATAGATGAAAGAGACGGATCAATTTTTGGTGCTATACTAGAATGGGATCGTGCTGCAGCATTAACAGATTTTGTGCTTATAAGACCTAGTGGTGCGCCAAGGGCTGTTTTGGCTCTCAGAGGAACACTTCTTAAAAGTCCAACAATTCGACGAGATATTGAGGATGATCTCCGGTTCCTAGCTTGGGAAAGTTTGAAGGGATCCGTAAGATTTAGTCGTGCTTTGAAGGCTCTTAAATCAATATCTGAAAAGTACGGTAGCAGCAACATATGCATTTCAGGCCATTCTCTGGGAGCCGGTTTTGCTCTTCAAGTCGGAAAAGCTCTAGCCAAAGAAGGGATATTTGTGGAGGCACATTTGTTCAATCCCCCTTCAGTTTCACTGGTTTCAAGTCTAAGAAACATTGGAGAAAAAGCAGGGATTATGTGGAATAGAGTCAAGTCAATAATCTCTTCTAGTACTGAAATTCAGACCAATGGTGATGATGGCTCGAAGTCTGTAACCTTAGGATCCAAGCAATGGATACCGCATCTATATGTAAATAATAGCGACTATATCTGTTGCTATTATGCCGATCCTGATGGCAAAGAAGACAGCTCGGCGGAGAAAGAGAATACAAAACCAAGAAACGAATCATGTGCTGCGAAGCTTTTTGTGCTGTCAAAGGGCAAGCAGAAGTTTCTTGAGGCGCATGGTTTGGAGCAATGGTGGTCAGATGACTTGGAGATGCAAACGGCTCTGAATAACAGTAAACTGATTAGCAGGCAGTTGAAATCTTTATATAGTCTCCCACCTCCAGAACGATCCCCGAGCAAGGCTTGA
- the LOC140836591 gene encoding GDSL esterase/lipase At4g10955-like isoform X1, with product MGKRAAAEETKSEILQVMETELATQNQHPYAFHVSGPRNVPSINWRDLITSNWKDGNYKRTVIACFIQTVYLLELDRQENRTTENALAPKWWIPCKYKLVETLIDERDGSIFGAILEWDRAAALTDFVLIRPSGAPRAVLALRGTLLKSPTIRRDIEDDLRFLAWESLKGSVRFSRALKALKSISEKYGSSNICISGHSLGAGFALQVGKALAKEGIFVEAHLFNPPSVSLVSSLRNIGEKAGIMWNRVKSIISSSTEIQTNGDDGSKSVTLGSKQWIPHLYVNNSDYICCYYADPDGKEDSSAEKENTKPRNESCAAKLFVLSKGKQKFLEAHGLEQWWSDDLEMQTALNNSKLISRQLKSLYSLPPPERSPSKA from the exons ATGGGGAAGCGGGCCGCGGCGGAGGAGACGAAGAGTGAGATTCTGCAGGTGATGGAAACGGAGCTCGCCACTCAAAATCAACACCCGTATGCGTTTCATGTGTCTGGACCTCGCAATGTTCCTTCCATTAACTGGAGAGATCTCATTACTTCCAACTG GAAGGATGGTAATTACAAAAGGACAGTGATTGCCTGCTTCATACAAACCGTGTACTTGCTTGAACTTGATAGGCAAGAAAACAGAACCACTGAAAATGCTCTTGCTCCTAAATGGTGGATACCTTGTAAGTACAAACTAGTCGAGACTCTCATAGATGAAAGAGACGGATCAATTTTTGGTGCTATACTAGAATGGGATCGTGCTGCAGCATTAACAGATTTTGTGCTTATAAGACCTAGTGGTGCGCCAAGGGCTGTTTTGGCTCTCAGAGGAACACTTCTTAAAAGTCCAACAATTCGACGAGATATTGAGGATGATCTCCGGTTCCTAGCTTGGGAAAGTTTGAAGGGATCCGTAAGATTTAGTCGTGCTTTGAAGGCTCTTAAATCAATATCTGAAAAGTACGGTAGCAGCAACATATGCATTTCAGGCCATTCTCTGGGAGCCGGTTTTGCTCTTCAAGTCGGAAAAGCTCTAGCCAAAGAAGGGATATTTGTGGAGGCACATTTGTTCAATCCCCCTTCAGTTTCACTGGTTTCAAGTCTAAGAAACATTGGAGAAAAAGCAGGGATTATGTGGAATAGAGTCAAGTCAATAATCTCTTCTAGTACTGAAATTCAGACCAATGGTGATGATGGCTCGAAGTCTGTAACCTTAGGATCCAAGCAATGGATACCGCATCTATATGTAAATAATAGCGACTATATCTGTTGCTATTATGCCGATCCTGATGGCAAAGAAGACAGCTCGGCGGAGAAAGAGAATACAAAACCAAGAAACGAATCATGTGCTGCGAAGCTTTTTGTGCTGTCAAAGGGCAAGCAGAAGTTTCTTGAGGCGCATGGTTTGGAGCAATGGTGGTCAGATGACTTGGAGATGCAAACGGCTCTGAATAACAGTAAACTGATTAGCAGGCAGTTGAAATCTTTATATAGTCTCCCACCTCCAGAACGATCCCCGAGCAAGGCTTGA
- the LOC140836592 gene encoding cytochrome b561 domain-containing protein At4g18260-like — MIPAQNPVRFAFPAGIVVLSLLLSIVSANDLTRRQNVLSSNKHEIPEITPQVYFQIKLHGFLLWASVGFLMPAAILIKRMSNRRESRRKQRIILYIHAITQVIAVLLATAAAVLSIIYFENSFNNDHQKIGLAIYGAIWLQTLIGMMRPRRESKGRSFWFLFHWLVGIAVSLLGVINIYTGLQAYHKRTSKNAKVWTVVFTVEISFILFLYFLQEKWHYIQKQGVILGNETVQPTDQEMSPRCQSKEEN; from the exons ATGATACCTGCACAGAATCCGGTGCGTTTTGCATTTCCTGCAGGGATTGTTGTACTTAGTCTCCTGCTGTCTATTGTCTCGGCTAATGATCTCACGAGAAGACAAAATGTTCTTTCAAGTAACAAACACGAGATTCCTGAG ATAACTCCTCAAGTATACTTTCAAATCAAACTTCATGGATTCCTACTCTGGGCTTCAGTTGGTTTTCTTATGCCGGCTGCAATACTTATTAAGAGGATGTCAAATAGAAGGGAATCTCGGAGAAAGCAAAGAATTATACTTTACATTCATGCTATTACACAG GTCATCGCAGTCCTCCTTGCAACAGCAGCAGCAGTACTGTCGATAATATACTTTGAAAATTCTTTCAACAATGATCACCAGAAAATAGGCCTGGCCATTTACGGAGCCATATGGTTACAAACATTGATTGGCATGATGAGACCACGTAG GGAAAGCAAAGGAAGAAGCTTTTGGTTTCTTTTTCACTGGCTAGTAGGAATAGCAGTTTCTTTGCTTGGAGTTATCAACATATACACGGGATTACAAGCCTACCATAAAAGGACATCCAAAAACGCGAAGGTTTGGACCGTTGTTTTTACGGTGGAAATCTCATTCATACTCTTCCTATACTTTCTTCAAGAAAAGTGGCATTATATACAGAAACAAGGTGTGATTTTAGGAAATGAGACTGTACAACCAACTGATCAAGAGATGTCTCCAAGATGCCagagcaaagaagaaaattag